The following nucleotide sequence is from Puntigrus tetrazona isolate hp1 chromosome 12, ASM1883169v1, whole genome shotgun sequence.
AGTAGATATTTTAGAAGTTTAGATTGAATAGGGTCTGTACATGTggttggtttagatgatttaacaagtttgtattGTTCTTCTCCTAGGGTAGAAAATGACTGGAATTTTTCCTTTGGGGAATCTATCTGGTGCTGCATGGTTACAATTTTACCTCTGATAGTATCaatcttggaagtaaagtagttcataaAGTTAGTACTGCTGTGATCTTGTGGAATGTCAGCACCTGTTGATTCTTTAACTTCTTAAAAGTTTTGCCATCACTCCACGGTGTAGAGATCTTATGTTTTAGCTTGGTGCTTCTTGGTGGTCATCTTCAAATCATTATCTTTGGACTTGTATGTTCTGTGCTCTTGCTCTTGGAGACTTAGTGTTGACAATTACAGTTACTTATAAAGTATGTGTGttacatactgtaaataattttaacacttCTAAGACCAATATTGAATTTGTCTGTCCTGTATCTGAAAAGCTTACTACATTATTATGAATGAAAGGCAATAATCTAGCCTATCTGTGTCTACTTTTAGATTAACAACTTTAAATCGAAAATCAAGTCGAAACTAAGAGGTAATATCTGAGCTCATGCAGTCACCTGTTCTCACACCCTCacctatttacaaaaaaaataaaataatcaagattcatttcattttcattgttattgaaagaataacaatgaaaaaattgGCCTCAGAAGAACAACTTATGTGGAGGAGATCACTTCTGTTATTCTTACGTTTATGAAAATATGATgatattttgtgattatttaaatctgtctaaatcggattatttaaattttttaattgtgcGTCATAAAATCAACCTCTCTGGAAAAAGTTATGgggtttcaaatcaaaacatgACTTTATGTTACAAAATAGAATGTTGTTAGTTTATAGATATAGTTGTATAGTTGTTCTATAGTTTATAGAAAACCTGTTTATGACCATTTATGAGAATCATCTTTATACTAAGTATTAAgtttggtaaacaaaaaaaaacttgaaaactaaaaatgtgtttgtgattttaaaaattacattttgaaagtaATTTACCTGGAAGAAATTGAACTGGATTAAATAATTGGGGAAGTCCTACATTTGATACACAAATGGTACTTAACTGGATACAGATACAAAGTTTTTACCCAAAATTTGCTGGTGTGTACAGGAGTCTGAATGCAACTTTTTATGGATGTTATGGATGCCATCCAgtagatacatttttttctgcgAATACTTGGTCCCTATGCCACTTAGAGAACATTCTCCAaaagaatgcatgaaattgctaaACTGAAGTAGCACTGGCATTCTTACAGTACAACTTTCTGCTATCAGGAAGTTTGGCAGATTATCTAGGATTAACAGTAACGCCCTTCACGTTCCTATCCAGTTGGTGGCGGTAACATACCTAAACAGAATTTCCAACAGCTAATAAAccacagaagaagaagacgacgacgacgacgaagaagaagaagacgaagcagcagcagcagcagcagcgacAGTAAAAGAATGAgggatgaaaatgtatttttaaaaagtctgttcGCCGGAAGTAAATGAATCGTCGGAAGaagctgcttttttaaaataatatttccagGACCCAGTgataaaacaactaaatagtTGAGGTATGTGAtctgtttttttcccacagGAAGGTCACAGGAAAGCTCCAATAACTAGTAAAATGACTTtagtgaaaatgaatgaaaatgaaaatgaaacgaAATTGCACTGACTCGTCGCTATAACAAAAGCGAATTGACAAATTTGCGTAATCCACGTGTCGGGAATCGGCGGTAACGTTACTGTGTAGTTATGATTAATATTCAATCTAATACACGTTCTGTACAGAACTtcgtaatatattttaaaacatactgaaatgttttttacaccGCGAAGACGTAATTAGGAGCCGATTCTGCCATGGAGCGACTACGGAGCGATTGTTatattaataactataaatattatGTCGCATTCGCACGGGGCCTGTCCTGATACCCATGCGTTTTGTACTTGACCACTTGTCAACTTGCATGACGTATTTCCTGTATTTGGACCAAGCGTTAGAGTGTGCGTAAAGAGTGTGTAGATCTTTTGATTACCAACACGCTGCATCATACAATTTTACGTATCAAAAGAGAAACAACTCGTTCAACAAGTATTGTTATACCAAAACAACATCCCACAAACATTCCCTTATTTTTCTTACCTTTTATTCAGGAAGACAAGCAGCCTCTGAAAACACAGTCATAAgaacaacaatgaaaaataatataaaaaaactatataacatAAATGAATTATCATTTAATACATCAGTGAGTATATAAATGctataatgataaatgtttgatagtaaattattaaaaatgaataaatgaaataatgtaaaacacaacacaaacaggCTGCATTTCAGGGTCCCCAGATCTCCATATCTccatttaatccaaaatatcaCCATGTCCTCCCCCTTGATATGCAAATAATGTTATTACAtagatttatttacacattcaaATGTGTACTCAATATtcaagtaaaaaagaaaatggtcaCCTggattgtattgtttttattttgcaggtGAATGCAAGAAGATGGTACTGAAAGAGATTCCAACAGACAATATCACTCGCCCTTTGGGCCGGAACGAAGTAATAGGTTTACTCTTTCGCCTCACAATATTTGGTGCCGtcacatatttcacaataaagtGGATGGTGGATGCTATTGATCCGACGCGAAAACAGAAAGTTGAGGCACAAAAACAGGTATGCCTTTTCAGTagtttacattactttttatttatttacttcctTATATGATAATAGCTATACACATATCAAGTAGACTGAGTATTCTAAtgtaattgtattgtattttgttcGATTGTTTGCCGCAGGTTTGTTTAATATAAGTTTAGAAGCCATACtatgttgtctttttttgcaatgcatacCTTTACCAATAATATATCGTCACGTTTTATTGCCGCCTCACAGGCAGAAAAACTCATGCGGCAGATTGGAGTTCAAAATGTGAAGCTTTCTGAATATGAGATGAGCATTGCAGCCCATCTTGTGGATCCACTGACTATGCAGGTGAGGGAATTTTATCACAGTCCAACTTACCAGTTCCCGTTCCTCTCAAACGCAGCCTACTGGTATATATTAAGAGCTTATCCGGTTTACAAGAATCATTCATGTCATGTCCGCAGATTACGTGGCATGACATCGCAGGTCTGGATGAAGTCATAACCGAATTGAAAGACACTGTTATACTTCCGATCCAGAAGAGACATCTGTTCGAAGGATCCAGGCTTCTTCAGCCACCGAAAGGTTAGGCGTTAGGATGCAAACGTTTCCTCAAAGCGTTTCTGACTGAACTCCACACGTTATTCTGAGGTGGTTTGCATGTTGTCATCTCAGGTGTACTGCTGTATGGGCCTCCGGGCTGTGGGAAAACTCTTATAGCCAAAGCTACTGCCAAAGAGGCTGGGTTCCGCTTCATTAACCTGCAGCCTTCCACTCTCACTGACAAATGGTATGGAGAATCCCAGAAACTAGCTGCAGCCGTGTTTTCACTGGCCATCAAGTTACAACCTTCTATTATCTTCATCGACGAGATCggtaaatacatatttagatttatatgtGTCCCTCAAAGGCccttttatattaatgtacCAGTAGTCACTAATTTTATGCTTTGCTTTTAAAGCTAGATCTGTTTGGCTTCATTGCACGTTTATGGAACACTGAAAATCTGCTCTCGAACATTAATCGGTTTAGTAGTTTCTGTATATTTGTCACCACCTGAAATAGTCatagttattttagtttcacaTGAGTGTTAATCCTTGTAAATTATAAGATGACATTTCACACTGTAGATTCCTAAATCTCAGGTTAATATATTTGCGCCTTTGTGTGTCATTGACCAAATGAACACAGcacattacatatttatataatcagtATAGTATTGCACATAATCATATTGATTACAATACGATCAAGTTTGTTAGAATAGATTTTTCAGATCGTAAGTgtaagaaggaaagaaaaagagaaaatattctAACCTATGTGACATCTCGAACTTTGAAATGTTTACAACGCATACAGGTAAAAAGCAGCGCTATCCCCACAAATGACTAGTGTGAAAGCAGGTTTTAGAAGTAAGATAACCCAGTGTGAAAAGCCTTTTGAAGTAACCGCTGTTCGTCTTAGATTCCTTTTTGAGGAGTCGCTCAAGTTCAGATCATGAGGCCACCGCCATGATGAAGGCTC
It contains:
- the atad1b gene encoding outer mitochondrial transmembrane helix translocase, whose product is MVLKEIPTDNITRPLGRNEVIGLLFRLTIFGAVTYFTIKWMVDAIDPTRKQKVEAQKQAEKLMRQIGVQNVKLSEYEMSIAAHLVDPLTMQITWHDIAGLDEVITELKDTVILPIQKRHLFEGSRLLQPPKGVLLYGPPGCGKTLIAKATAKEAGFRFINLQPSTLTDKWYGESQKLAAAVFSLAIKLQPSIIFIDEIDSFLRSRSSSDHEATAMMKAQFMSLWDGLDTDYNCQVIIMGATNRPQDLDSAILRRMPTRFHINQPNVKQRKDILKLILENENVESAVDFGEIAKQTDGFSGSDLREMCRDAALLCVREFVHQESPDEDFIRPIRQEDLQRAIEKMRKSKSAGVQEVFMHVPLD